Part of the Halobaculum halobium genome, TCGATAGTCGCGTCGGCGGGCGCCGGACCACACGAGCGCATCGCGCCCACCTCGCCGTCTGCGGTGCGATACAGCGCGAACACGTCGCCGCCGAGTCCCGTCGAGGTCGGCTCGACCACGTTCAACGCGGCAGCGGTCGCGACCGCTGCGTCGAAGGCGTTTCCTCCGTCCTCGAGCACGGAGACCCCCGCCTGCGACGCGAGCGGCTGACTGGTAGCCACGACGCCGCGTTGACCGTACACCGTCGATCGGCGGGACGCGAACCGATCGATGTCCGGATTGTCCATACCGCAGGGAATCACCGGGACGGTGAAAACGTGGTACCGAATACTTTCGGCGGATGGGTTTTTTATTCGTCCACGGTACGAATGGTCATGACGTTCTCACTTTGCGTTCGCGCAGCGACCCCCGAGGGACCGGCCTTCGGCGTCGGCGTCGCCACCGACGCGCCGGCGGTCGGTGCGCTCGCGCCGTACGTGAGCCACCGGGGCGCCGTGAGCACCCAGAGCTTCGTCAACGTCCGCCTGGGTCGCCGCGGGATCGCGCTGCTCGACGATGTCGGCGTCGAGTCGGCGCTTCCGGGACTCTTAGACCGAGACGACGACGCCGAACTCCGGCAACTCCACGGCGTCGACGGCGACGGCGGCGCGTTTGCGTTCACCGGCGACGACTGCGACCCGTGGAGCGGCGACCTCGTTCGCGCCGACGACGGCGTCACCGCCGCCGGGAACATGCTCGCGAACGGCGACACGCTCGACGCGGCAGTCGGGGCGTTCCTCGCCGGCGACGACGAGGCCTCGAACGACCCCGTCCCGGACGCCGACCTCGTCCCGCGGCTGCTCGACGCGCTCGATGCGGGCCGCGACGCCGGCGGCGACAAACGCGGGCACTCCTCGGCCGCCGTGCTCGTGAAGGCGCCCAAGACGACCGCGTACCACGACCTCCGCGTCGACGAACACGAGGATCCGATCACAGAGCTCCGCCGGGTGTACGAGGCCGCGGAGGCGGCGAGCGGCGACTTCACCGAGGAGAAGAAAGAACGGATCTTCGACTGACCGAGCCGCCTCGTCGCTGAGTACCATTACGGATACCGCGGCCAGTTGCCCCGTGACGTGAACGTCGACGCGCGGCGGGCAGCGGGTGTACGGCGCACCGTCGCGTGGCTGGGACCGAGCGCCGTCTGTCAGCCGCGAAGAACCGAACACTCACGAGTGTTGTACTCCGACAGCGACGCCAGTGGCGGTCGCTGCCGGCGAGGGCAGGGACGCCGGCACCCACGTCAGTCGTCGGCCATCGGGGCGCCGGGCGCGTCCGGGTCGATTCGGTGACACGCCGCCGTCCGGCCGCGGCTCGGTTCGACGAGTCGGGGGACCTCGTCGGTACACGGCGACGGCAGCGCAGCCGCGAGCCGATCGGCCGCCTCGCCGTCCTCGCCGGCCACGAGGAGACCGATCGCCGTCTCGACGGCCTCGCGCGCCTCGGGCGGGAGGTCGTCGACGCTGCCGGGGAGCGACGTGTCGACGATGTGGTCGGCCACCGCTTCGTCGCCCGCCGGCTCCCCTTCGGCTTCGAGCCGCCGCCGCGCCGCCTTGGGGTCGATCTCCCCGTTCTCGACGCGGTTCCGGAGCGTGAACGCCCGGCGGAAGGTCGGCTGGTCGGCCGGCCAGTCGGCGGGCGGAATCACCCGGTGACACCGCGTGTGAAACCGGCAGCCGGTTGGTGGATCCAGCGGCGAGGGGACGTTGCCCTCCAACACGATCCGGCCGCCGCGCGCGTCGGGATCGATCCGAGGGACCGCCGACAGCAGCGCCTCCGAGTAGGGGTGGTGCTGCGTCTCGAAGAGCTCGTCCACGGGCGCCGTCTCGACGATCTCGCCGAGGTACATCACCGCGACTCGGTCGGCCACCTGCCTGACGACCGAGAGGTCGTGCGTAATGAACAGCAGGGAGACGCCGAACTCGTCTTGGAGCCCCTCCAAGAGGTTCAAGATCTGCGCCTGGACGCTCACGTCGAGTGCCGACACCGGCTCGTCGGCGACGATGACGTCCGGCTCGACGGCGAGCGCGCGGGCGATCCCGACGCGCTGCTGTTGGCCGCCCGAGAACTGTGCCGGGTACCGGTCGATGTGCCGGGCCTCGAGGCCGACGCGTTCGAGGAGCTCGCGGACCCTGTCGCGGCGGTCCTCGGACGAGTCGCCGATCCCGTGGACTTCCATCGGGGCCGCGAGGATGTCGCCGACGGTCTGTCGGGGATTGAGCGACGCGAGGGGGTCCTGAAAGATCATCTGGAGCTCGGCGCGGTAGGGGCGCAT contains:
- a CDS encoding ABC transporter ATP-binding protein, which gives rise to MSADSDPVLEADGLQKYFSQSDGIVDRILGGGGKVKAVDGVDLELRAGETLAVVGESGCGKSTLGQTLLNLHAPTGGTIRYRGEDITGLTGGSMRPYRAELQMIFQDPLASLNPRQTVGDILAAPMEVHGIGDSSEDRRDRVRELLERVGLEARHIDRYPAQFSGGQQQRVGIARALAVEPDVIVADEPVSALDVSVQAQILNLLEGLQDEFGVSLLFITHDLSVVRQVADRVAVMYLGEIVETAPVDELFETQHHPYSEALLSAVPRIDPDARGGRIVLEGNVPSPLDPPTGCRFHTRCHRVIPPADWPADQPTFRRAFTLRNRVENGEIDPKAARRRLEAEGEPAGDEAVADHIVDTSLPGSVDDLPPEAREAVETAIGLLVAGEDGEAADRLAAALPSPCTDEVPRLVEPSRGRTAACHRIDPDAPGAPMADD
- a CDS encoding DUF1028 domain-containing protein, producing the protein MTFSLCVRAATPEGPAFGVGVATDAPAVGALAPYVSHRGAVSTQSFVNVRLGRRGIALLDDVGVESALPGLLDRDDDAELRQLHGVDGDGGAFAFTGDDCDPWSGDLVRADDGVTAAGNMLANGDTLDAAVGAFLAGDDEASNDPVPDADLVPRLLDALDAGRDAGGDKRGHSSAAVLVKAPKTTAYHDLRVDEHEDPITELRRVYEAAEAASGDFTEEKKERIFD